The genomic window CGGACACTCAATGACAGTTGCCGTCCCATTAATCATAAGAACCAAAAAAGTGGCCCCCTCGTAATGAGGCGGGCCACTTTTCATCTGTTATCCACTATAGTTCAACAGGTCGATGCCGAAGATGAACGGCATCAGGAAGTATACGAATGCTACGATCAGGATGACCCCGACGATGTTCAGGGCAAAGCCCGTCTTGGCCATCTCCTGGATGCTGATCTTCTGTGTACCGAAGACGATGGCGTTCGGCGGTGTCCCGACCGGCAGCATGAATGCACAGTTTGCAGCCATGGCGGCCGGCACCATCAATGACAGCGGGTGCACTTCCAGTGCAATCGTCAGACCGGCAAGTACCGGCAGGATCATTGTTGCTGTTGCGGTATTGGATGTGATTTCCGTCAGGAACAGGATACCAAGTGCAACAATGAAGATGATGATGACGATATGAATGCCTTCGACAGCCGTCAGAAGTTCACCGAGCCATTGGTCGACCCCCGTCTCCACAATCGCTGCTGCCAGTGCGAGACCGCCACCGAAGAGCAGCAGTACGCCCCATGGCAGGTCACGGGCAACAGACCAGTCGAGTATGCGTTTCGACTTCCTTTTTGTCGGCAGCAGGAACAGGATGACCGACGCCATCATTGCAATCGCGCCGTCCGTAAGCATCTCCGTCACAGACCAGTTCGACCAGATGAACCCACGGGTGATCCACATGAATGCTGCGAACAGGAAGACGATGAGGACAAGAATCTCTTCCCGTGTGATCTTTCCGAGTTTGTCAAGCTCACTGGTGATGATCTCACGTCCCCCCGGCAGATGGTCCATGCCATGCTTGAATGAGAAGAAATGCATGTAGGCCCATGCCAGGAGCAGGAAGATGATGACGATCGGAACACCGAACAGCATCCACTGTGCAAAACTCATCTCGATGCCGAAGAGCTCCTGGAGCTGGCCGGACATGATGATGAGCGGCGGCGTACCGATCAATGTACCGAGGCCGCCGATCGTTCCAGCATAACCGATGCCGAGTACCAGTGATTTTTCGAACTTGCGCAGGTTGTCATCAAGATCATTTTTCGACAGCGAGTGTGCTTCGCTGATGATCGCCATACCGATCGGAATCATGATCATGACTGCTGCAGTGTTGCTGACGAACATGGACAATACGCCCGTCGCTATCATGAAGCCGAGCAGGATGGTCGCCGTCGTCGTGCCGATTGCCTTGATGATCGTCAGTGCAATCCGCGTGTGCAGGTTCCATCTCTCCATGGCAAGTGCCAGCAGGAATCCTCCAAGGAAGAGGAAGATGATGTCGTTGCCGTAGGCGCTGGTCGTCGTCCCGCTGTCCATGACCCCGCCCAACGGGAAGAGGAACAATGGCAGAAGCGATGTCGCCGGAATCGGAATGGCTTCCGTAATCCACCATGTCGCAATCCATAATGTGGATGCCACGACAAATACCCCGGCTGAGTCGAGCCCCTCGGTATTCAGGAAAAGGAGCGTGAGTATGAACAGCAGCGGCCCGAGGATCAGCCCCACCAACTGCATGCGTCCATAGGATTGCTCCGGCCCTTCATTTACAGGACCACGGTTGCCCTGTTCAGCGTGCTTCTTGGCTTCATCCACACTGAAGAATTTGAGCAGTGACTTCGTCCGTTTGGACTCCCGCCACATATTCTGATATGTATTCTTAAACTTTGACAATTTCTCTACCTCCCAGAAAACGCTTTCTATTGACACTAGATGAAGATATCATATTTTTTAGAATATTTCCATATGAATTTTACACCATATGGAAAACCGGCATCCACTTCCGATGCCGGTTCGTTTCCTATAGAGGACCCCAGTTGATCATGACGCCGATGGCAAGTACGGACATTGCAATGACCGACCAGATGAGGAACAGCGGCAGCAGCCACTTTGCCCACTTGATCCATGGCACGCCTGCGACTGCGAGACTCGCCATCAGCGGCCCGGAAGTCGGGAAGATGCTGTTGGAGAAGCCGTCGCCAAACTGGAACGACTGGACGGCCACCTGGCGTGTAACGCCGATCATGTCGGCAAGCGGTGTCTGGATCGGCATGATGATCGCCGCCTGACCACTTCCCGAAGGCACGAAGAAGTTGAATACGGTGTTTGCGATGAACATGCCGATTGCTGCCAGCACAGGTGTCAGGGCACCGAGAGGCACTGACAGGGCATTGACGATGGTATCCAGAATGTTTGCCTGCTCCATCACGACAAGCACCGCACGGGCCACCCCGATGATCAGTGCGCCGTAGACCAGATTCTTGCATCCTTCAAGAAACGTCAGAGTGA from Salinicoccus sp. RF5 includes these protein-coding regions:
- a CDS encoding DASS family sodium-coupled anion symporter; its protein translation is MWRESKRTKSLLKFFSVDEAKKHAEQGNRGPVNEGPEQSYGRMQLVGLILGPLLFILTLLFLNTEGLDSAGVFVVASTLWIATWWITEAIPIPATSLLPLFLFPLGGVMDSGTTTSAYGNDIIFLFLGGFLLALAMERWNLHTRIALTIIKAIGTTTATILLGFMIATGVLSMFVSNTAAVMIMIPIGMAIISEAHSLSKNDLDDNLRKFEKSLVLGIGYAGTIGGLGTLIGTPPLIIMSGQLQELFGIEMSFAQWMLFGVPIVIIFLLLAWAYMHFFSFKHGMDHLPGGREIITSELDKLGKITREEILVLIVFLFAAFMWITRGFIWSNWSVTEMLTDGAIAMMASVILFLLPTKRKSKRILDWSVARDLPWGVLLLFGGGLALAAAIVETGVDQWLGELLTAVEGIHIVIIIFIVALGILFLTEITSNTATATMILPVLAGLTIALEVHPLSLMVPAAMAANCAFMLPVGTPPNAIVFGTQKISIQEMAKTGFALNIVGVILIVAFVYFLMPFIFGIDLLNYSG